Proteins from one Streptococcus mitis B6 genomic window:
- the rplV gene encoding 50S ribosomal protein L22, which translates to MAEITSAKAMARTVRVSPRKSRLVLDNIRGKSVADAIAILTFTPNKAAGIILKVLNSAVANAENNFGLEKANLVVSEAFANEGPTMKRFRPRAKGSASPINKRTAHITVAVAEK; encoded by the coding sequence ATGGCAGAAATTACTTCAGCTAAAGCAATGGCTCGTACAGTGCGTGTTTCACCTCGTAAATCACGTCTTGTTCTTGACAACATCCGTGGTAAAAGCGTAGCCGATGCCATCGCTATTTTGACATTCACACCAAACAAAGCTGCAGGGATCATCCTTAAAGTGTTGAACTCAGCAGTAGCAAACGCTGAAAATAACTTTGGTTTGGAAAAAGCTAACTTGGTAGTATCTGAAGCATTCGCAAACGAAGGACCAACTATGAAACGTTTCCGTCCACGTGCGAAAGGTTCAGCTTCACCAATCAACAAACGTACAGCTCACATCACAGTAGCTGTTGCAGAAAAATAA
- the rplC gene encoding 50S ribosomal protein L3 translates to MTKGILGKKVGMTQIFTEAGELIPVTVIEATPNVVLQVKTVETDGYNAIQVGFDDKREVLSNKPAKGHVAKANTAPKRFIREFKNVEGLEVGAEITVETFAAGDVVDVTGTSKGKGFQGVIKRHGQSRGPMAHGSRYHRRPGSMGPVAPNRVFKGKNLAGRMGGDRVTIQNLEVVQVVPEKNVILIKGNVPGAKKSLITIKSAVKAGK, encoded by the coding sequence ATGACAAAAGGAATCTTAGGGAAAAAAGTGGGAATGACTCAAATCTTCACTGAAGCTGGCGAATTGATCCCTGTAACAGTTATCGAAGCAACTCCAAACGTTGTTCTTCAAGTTAAAACTGTTGAAACAGATGGTTACAACGCTATCCAAGTTGGTTTCGATGACAAACGCGAAGTATTGAGCAACAAACCTGCTAAAGGACATGTAGCAAAAGCTAACACGGCTCCTAAGCGCTTCATTCGTGAATTCAAAAACGTTGAAGGCTTGGAAGTTGGTGCTGAAATCACAGTTGAAACTTTCGCAGCTGGAGATGTTGTTGACGTAACTGGTACTTCTAAAGGTAAAGGTTTCCAAGGTGTTATCAAACGCCACGGACAATCACGTGGACCTATGGCTCACGGTTCTCGTTACCACCGTCGTCCAGGTTCTATGGGACCTGTTGCACCTAACCGCGTATTCAAAGGTAAAAACCTTGCAGGACGTATGGGTGGCGACCGTGTAACCATTCAAAACCTTGAAGTTGTACAAGTCGTTCCAGAAAAGAACGTTATCCTTATTAAAGGTAACGTACCAGGTGCTAAGAAATCTCTTATCACAATCAAGTCGGCAGTTAAAGCTGGTAAATAA
- a CDS encoding GNAT family N-acetyltransferase has protein sequence MELRRPRLADKETVLEMMAEFEKYQSPHDGGFWDTENFVYEEWLETNMQKEMGINLPENRVPSIQFVSFDDVGRALGFLNLRLRLDEGLLNYAGHIGYSIRPSERGKSYAKETLRQGLQVAKEKNIKRTLVTCSVNNPASRAVILANGGILEDVRNGVERYWIEVANE, from the coding sequence ATGGAATTACGCAGACCAAGATTAGCAGATAAAGAAACAGTTTTAGAGATGATGGCAGAGTTTGAAAAATATCAGTCGCCTCACGACGGTGGTTTCTGGGATACAGAGAACTTTGTGTACGAAGAGTGGTTGGAAACAAATATGCAAAAAGAGATGGGAATAAACTTGCCTGAAAATCGTGTTCCTTCTATTCAATTTGTATCATTTGATGATGTAGGTCGTGCTCTAGGATTTTTGAATCTGCGATTGAGACTGGATGAGGGTTTACTGAATTATGCTGGTCACATTGGCTACTCCATTCGTCCATCTGAAAGAGGCAAAAGTTATGCTAAGGAAACTCTACGTCAGGGCTTGCAAGTTGCTAAGGAAAAGAACATCAAGAGAACTCTTGTGACCTGTAGCGTGAATAATCCTGCTAGCAGAGCAGTCATTCTAGCAAATGGAGGAATTCTTGAGGATGTTCGTAATGGAGTCGAGCGTTATTGGATAGAGGTAGCGAATGAATAA
- the nrdG gene encoding anaerobic ribonucleoside-triphosphate reductase activating protein produces MNNPKPQEWKSEELSQGRIIDYKAFNFVDGEGVRNSLYVSGCMFHCEGCYNVATWSFNAGIPYTAELEEQIMADLAQPYVQGLTLLGGEPFLNTGILLPLVKRIRKELPDKDIWSWTGYTWEEMMLETPDKLELLSLIDILVDGRYDRTKRNLMLQFRGSSNQRIIDVQKSFKSGQVVIWDKLNDGKESYEQVKRE; encoded by the coding sequence ATGAATAATCCAAAACCACAAGAATGGAAAAGCGAGGAACTCAGTCAAGGGCGTATCATTGACTACAAGGCTTTTAACTTTGTGGATGGAGAAGGTGTGCGGAATTCCCTCTATGTATCAGGTTGCATGTTTCACTGCGAGGGATGTTATAATGTTGCGACTTGGTCTTTTAATGCTGGCATTCCCTATACAGCAGAATTAGAAGAACAGATCATGGCAGACCTTGCCCAGCCCTATGTTCAAGGATTGACCTTGCTGGGAGGGGAACCTTTTCTCAATACTGGTATTCTCTTGCCCCTCGTGAAGCGGATTCGGAAGGAATTGCCAGATAAAGATATCTGGTCCTGGACGGGTTATACATGGGAAGAAATGATGTTGGAAACTCCAGATAAATTGGAACTCTTGTCGCTGATTGACATTCTTGTTGATGGAAGATATGACCGAACTAAGAGAAATCTCATGCTCCAGTTTCGAGGTTCTTCCAATCAACGCATCATCGATGTGCAAAAATCTTTCAAAAGTGGGCAAGTAGTGATTTGGGATAAGCTTAATGACGGAAAAGAAAGTTATGAACAGGTGAAGAGAGAATGA
- the rplP gene encoding 50S ribosomal protein L16 — protein MLVPKRVKHRREFRGKMRGEAKGGKEVAFGEYGLQATTSHWITNRQIEAARIAMTRYMKRGGKVWIKIFPHKSYTAKAIGVRMGSGKGAPEGWVAPVKRGKVMFEIAGVSEEIAREALRLASHKLPVKCKFVKREAE, from the coding sequence ATGTTAGTACCTAAACGTGTTAAACACCGTCGTGAATTCCGTGGAAAAATGCGCGGTGAAGCAAAAGGTGGAAAAGAAGTAGCATTCGGTGAATACGGTCTTCAAGCTACAACTAGCCACTGGATCACTAACCGCCAAATCGAAGCTGCTCGTATCGCCATGACTCGTTACATGAAACGTGGTGGTAAAGTTTGGATTAAAATCTTCCCACACAAATCATACACTGCTAAAGCTATCGGTGTGCGTATGGGATCTGGTAAAGGGGCACCTGAAGGTTGGGTAGCACCAGTTAAACGTGGTAAAGTGATGTTCGAGATCGCTGGTGTATCTGAAGAGATTGCACGCGAAGCGCTTCGTCTTGCTAGCCACAAATTGCCAGTTAAATGTAAATTCGTAAAACGTGAAGCAGAATAA
- a CDS encoding IS30-like element ISSmi1 family transposase, with translation MTKKQKHLTLEDRIDIQTGISQQETFRSIAEKMGKDPSTISKEIKRNRIMHPTSVKSDCTDCPLLKKAPYVCNNCPKKRTDCGFNRYLYYAKKAQEQYETMLRESRQGIPLNKESFYQMDKVLTQGIQKKQSIYHIIQTHNLPVSKATVYRHAKLGYLTAKPIDFPRMVTFKERRKSRKVAIPKELKIGRTYQDFQELRETDDFFKWLEMDTVIGRPGGKLLLTFNVSFCNFLFALLLNNKTALEVATKFAALKERVMDGGCAFHQLFPVILTDNGSEFAYVEELERDIDGKSHLYFCDPSRPDQKGRIEKNHTVLRAILPKGTSFDQLTQKDVNLVISHVNSLKREEFQGKSAYDIFTFTFGEDIAALLGCQFVKPEDTHLSPDLLK, from the coding sequence ATGACGAAAAAACAAAAACATCTCACTCTAGAAGACCGTATTGACATCCAAACTGGAATCAGCCAACAGGAGACTTTCCGTTCCATCGCTGAGAAGATGGGGAAAGACCCGTCAACGATTTCAAAGGAAATCAAGCGCAATCGCATCATGCATCCAACATCCGTCAAATCTGATTGCACGGATTGCCCTCTTCTCAAAAAAGCTCCTTATGTCTGTAACAACTGTCCAAAAAAGAGGACGGATTGTGGGTTTAACCGCTATCTTTACTACGCGAAAAAGGCACAGGAGCAGTACGAGACTATGTTGAGGGAATCCAGACAGGGCATTCCCCTAAACAAGGAAAGTTTTTATCAGATGGACAAGGTCTTAACCCAAGGCATCCAGAAGAAACAAAGCATCTACCATATCATTCAGACACATAACCTACCTGTGTCGAAAGCTACGGTGTATCGGCATGCCAAGCTGGGCTATCTGACAGCCAAGCCCATTGATTTCCCTCGGATGGTCACGTTCAAGGAACGCAGAAAATCCAGAAAAGTAGCTATTCCTAAAGAGCTGAAAATTGGGCGGACCTATCAAGATTTCCAAGAGTTACGAGAAACAGATGATTTCTTCAAATGGTTGGAAATGGACACGGTCATCGGCAGACCTGGTGGAAAGCTACTGCTCACCTTCAACGTTTCCTTCTGCAACTTCCTCTTCGCCCTGCTTTTGAACAACAAGACCGCTCTGGAGGTCGCCACTAAATTCGCAGCTTTGAAAGAAAGAGTCATGGACGGAGGGTGTGCGTTCCATCAGCTGTTCCCTGTCATTCTCACAGACAACGGATCTGAGTTCGCCTATGTGGAGGAGCTTGAGCGAGACATTGATGGGAAGTCTCACCTCTACTTCTGCGACCCTAGCCGTCCTGACCAGAAGGGGCGGATTGAGAAGAACCATACGGTTTTGCGAGCCATTCTTCCCAAGGGCACTTCCTTTGACCAGCTGACTCAGAAAGACGTCAATCTAGTCATTTCCCATGTCAATTCCTTGAAACGAGAAGAGTTTCAAGGAAAATCTGCTTACGACATCTTCACCTTCACCTTTGGCGAGGACATCGCTGCTCTTCTGGGTTGCCAATTTGTCAAACCAGAAGACACACACCTATCACCTGATTTATTGAAATAA
- the rpsC gene encoding 30S ribosomal protein S3, which yields MGQKVHPIGMRVGIIRDWDAKWYAEKEYADYLHEDLAIRKFIQKELADAAVSTIEIERAVNKVNVSLHTAKPGMVIGKGGANVDALRAALNKLTGKQVHINIIEIKRPDLDAHLVGEGIARQLEQRVAFRRAQKQAIRRAMRAGAKGIKTQVSGRLNGADIARAEGYSEGTVPLHTLRADIDYAWEEADTTYGKLGVKVWIYRGEVLPARKNTKGGK from the coding sequence GTGGGTCAAAAAGTACATCCAATTGGTATGCGTGTTGGTATCATCCGTGATTGGGATGCCAAATGGTATGCTGAAAAAGAATACGCGGATTACCTTCATGAAGATCTTGCAATCCGTAAATTCATTCAAAAAGAATTGGCTGACGCAGCCGTTTCAACTATTGAAATCGAACGCGCAGTAAACAAAGTTAACGTTTCTCTTCACACTGCTAAACCAGGTATGGTTATTGGTAAAGGTGGAGCAAACGTTGATGCACTTCGTGCAGCTCTTAACAAATTGACCGGTAAACAAGTACACATCAACATCATTGAGATCAAACGTCCTGACTTGGATGCTCACCTTGTTGGTGAAGGAATCGCTCGTCAATTGGAACAACGTGTTGCTTTCCGTCGTGCACAAAAACAAGCGATCCGACGTGCTATGCGTGCTGGAGCTAAAGGAATCAAAACTCAAGTATCAGGTCGTTTGAACGGTGCAGATATCGCCCGTGCTGAAGGATATTCTGAAGGAACTGTTCCACTCCACACACTTCGTGCAGATATCGATTACGCTTGGGAAGAAGCAGATACTACATACGGTAAACTTGGTGTTAAAGTATGGATCTACCGTGGTGAAGTTCTTCCAGCTCGCAAAAACACTAAAGGAGGTAAATAA
- the rpsJ gene encoding 30S ribosomal protein S10 yields the protein MANKKIRIRLKAYEHRTLDTAAAKIVESATRTGAQVAGPIPLPTERSLYTIIRATHMYKDSREQFEMRTHKRLIDIINPTQKTVDALMKLDLPSGVNVEIKL from the coding sequence ATGGCAAACAAAAAAATCCGCATCCGTTTGAAAGCGTACGAACACCGTACACTCGACACAGCGGCTGCAAAAATCGTAGAATCAGCTACTCGTACAGGTGCACAAGTTGCGGGTCCAATCCCACTTCCAACTGAGCGTAGCCTCTACACAATTATTCGTGCGACTCACATGTACAAAGATTCTCGCGAACAATTCGAAATGCGTACACACAAACGTTTGATCGACATCATCAACCCAACTCAAAAAACAGTTGATGCCTTGATGAAATTGGATCTTCCAAGTGGTGTAAACGTAGAAATCAAACTTTAA
- the rplE gene encoding 50S ribosomal protein L5, which translates to MANRLKEKYLNEVVPALTEQFNYSSVMAVPKVDKIVLNMGVGEAVSNAKSLEKAAEELALISGQKPLITKAKKSIAGFRLREGVAIGAKVTLRSERMYEFLDKLVSVSLPRVRDFHGVPTKSFDGRGNYTLGVKEQLIFPEINFDDVDKTRGLDIVIVTTANTDEESRALLTGLGMPFAK; encoded by the coding sequence ATGGCAAATCGTTTAAAAGAAAAATATCTTAATGAAGTAGTTCCTGCTTTGACAGAACAATTCAACTACTCATCAGTAATGGCTGTGCCTAAAGTGGATAAGATCGTTTTGAACATGGGTGTTGGTGAAGCTGTATCAAACGCTAAAAGCCTTGAAAAAGCTGCTGAAGAATTGGCACTTATCTCAGGTCAAAAACCACTTATCACTAAAGCTAAAAAATCAATCGCCGGCTTCCGTCTTCGTGAAGGTGTTGCGATCGGTGCAAAAGTTACCCTTCGTAGTGAACGTATGTACGAATTCTTGGATAAATTGGTTTCAGTTTCACTTCCACGTGTACGTGACTTCCACGGTGTTCCAACAAAATCATTTGACGGACGCGGAAACTACACACTTGGTGTGAAAGAACAATTGATTTTCCCAGAAATCAACTTCGATGACGTTGACAAAACTCGTGGTCTTGATATCGTTATCGTAACAACTGCTAACACTGACGAAGAGTCACGTGCATTGCTTACAGGCCTTGGAATGCCTTTTGCAAAATAA
- the rpsQ gene encoding 30S ribosomal protein S17: protein MERNNRKVLVGRVVSDKMDKTITVVVETKRNHPVYGKRINYSKKYKAHDENNVAKEGDIVRIMETRPLSATKRFRLVEVVEEAVII, encoded by the coding sequence ATGGAACGCAATAATCGTAAAGTTCTTGTTGGACGTGTTGTATCTGACAAAATGGACAAGACAATCACAGTTGTAGTTGAAACAAAACGTAACCACCCAGTCTATGGTAAACGTATTAACTACTCTAAGAAATACAAAGCTCATGATGAAAACAATGTTGCCAAAGAAGGCGATATCGTACGTATCATGGAAACTCGTCCGCTTTCAGCTACAAAACGTTTCCGTCTTGTAGAAGTTGTTGAAGAAGCGGTCATCATCTAA
- the rplD gene encoding 50S ribosomal protein L4, producing the protein MANVTLFDQTGKQAGEVVLNDAIFGIEPNESVVFDVIVSQRASLRQGTHAVKNRSAVSGGGRKPWRQKGTGRARQGSIRSPQWRGGGIVFGPTPRNYAYKLPQKVRRLALKSVYSEKVAENKFVAVDSLEFTAPKTAEFAKVLAALSIDSKVLVILEEGNEFAALSARNLPNVKVATATTASVLDIANSDKLLVTQAAISKIEEVLA; encoded by the coding sequence ATGGCAAATGTAACATTATTCGACCAAACTGGGAAACAAGCGGGCGAAGTTGTTCTTAACGATGCAATCTTTGGTATCGAACCAAATGAATCAGTTGTGTTTGATGTCATCGTTAGCCAACGTGCTAGCCTTCGTCAAGGAACTCACGCAGTTAAAAACCGCTCTGCTGTTTCAGGTGGCGGACGCAAACCATGGCGTCAAAAAGGAACTGGACGTGCTCGTCAAGGATCTATCCGCTCTCCACAATGGCGTGGTGGTGGAATCGTCTTCGGACCAACTCCACGTAATTATGCGTACAAACTTCCTCAAAAAGTTCGTCGCCTTGCACTTAAATCTGTTTATTCAGAAAAAGTTGCTGAAAACAAATTTGTAGCCGTTGATTCTCTTGAATTTACAGCTCCAAAAACTGCTGAATTTGCAAAAGTTCTTGCAGCTTTGAGCATCGATTCTAAAGTCCTTGTTATTCTTGAAGAAGGAAATGAATTCGCAGCTCTTTCAGCTCGTAACCTTCCAAATGTGAAAGTTGCGACTGCTACAACTGCAAGTGTTCTTGACATCGCAAATAGTGACAAACTTCTTGTTACTCAAGCAGCTATCTCTAAAATCGAGGAGGTTCTTGCATAA
- a CDS encoding type Z 30S ribosomal protein S14, protein MAKKSMIAKNKRPAKFSTQAYTRCEKCGRPHSVYRKFKLCRICFRELAYKGQIPGVTKASW, encoded by the coding sequence ATGGCTAAAAAATCAATGATTGCTAAGAACAAACGTCCAGCGAAGTTCTCTACTCAAGCTTATACTCGTTGTGAAAAATGTGGTCGTCCACATTCAGTTTACCGCAAATTTAAACTTTGCCGTATTTGCTTCCGTGAATTAGCTTACAAAGGACAAATTCCTGGTGTAACAAAAGCATCTTGGTAA
- the rpmC gene encoding 50S ribosomal protein L29 → MKLNEVKEFVKELRGLSQEELAKRENELKKELFELRFQAATGQLEQTARLKEVKKQIARIKTVQSEAK, encoded by the coding sequence ATGAAACTTAATGAAGTAAAAGAATTTGTTAAAGAACTTCGTGGTCTTTCTCAAGAAGAACTCGCGAAGCGCGAAAACGAATTGAAAAAAGAATTGTTTGAACTTCGTTTCCAAGCTGCTACTGGTCAATTGGAACAAACAGCTCGCTTGAAAGAAGTTAAAAAACAAATCGCTCGTATCAAAACAGTTCAATCTGAAGCGAAATAA
- a CDS encoding uridine kinase family protein, which yields MKKKDLIEGLVSEIEAGKVKTLGIYGHGASGKSTFAQELYQALDSTTVNLLETDPYITSGRHLVVPKDAPNQKVTACLPVAHELASLQRDILALQAGMDVLTIEEPWKASEVLSGAKPILIVEGMSVGFLPKELLDKTICFYTDEETELKRRLARDTTVRNRDASFILASHQMRREQYLLYYKETESKADILVDQSEGKIDVKRTQLI from the coding sequence ATGAAGAAAAAAGACTTAATAGAAGGACTGGTTTCAGAGATAGAAGCTGGAAAAGTCAAGACACTGGGAATATACGGTCATGGGGCTTCAGGAAAATCAACCTTTGCACAGGAATTGTACCAAGCTTTAGATTCTACTACAGTAAATTTGCTAGAAACAGATCCTTATATCACCTCAGGACGCCATCTGGTAGTACCCAAGGACGCGCCAAATCAAAAGGTGACAGCCTGTCTGCCAGTGGCGCATGAACTGGCGAGTTTGCAAAGAGATATCCTCGCCTTACAAGCGGGTATGGATGTCTTAACAATTGAAGAACCTTGGAAGGCTAGTGAGGTCTTGTCTGGAGCAAAACCGATTTTGATTGTCGAAGGGATGTCTGTGGGCTTTTTACCCAAAGAACTCCTTGACAAAACCATTTGTTTCTACACGGATGAGGAGACCGAATTAAAGCGGCGTCTAGCTCGAGATACGACTGTGAGAAATCGCGATGCATCCTTTATATTGGCTAGCCATCAGATGAGACGGGAGCAGTATCTGCTATACTATAAAGAAACTGAGTCAAAGGCGGACATTCTAGTGGACCAATCAGAAGGTAAAATTGATGTCAAGAGAACTCAACTTATATAG
- a CDS encoding 50S ribosomal protein L23: MNLYDVIKKPVITEGTMAQLEAGKYVFEVDTRAHKLLIKQAVEAAFEGVKVANVNTITVKPKAKRVGRYTGFTNKTKKAIITLTADSKAIELFATEAE, from the coding sequence ATGAATTTGTATGATGTTATTAAAAAACCTGTTATCACTGAAGGCACAATGGCTCAACTTGAAGCAGGAAAATACGTATTTGAAGTTGACACTCGTGCACACAAACTTTTGATCAAGCAAGCTGTTGAAGCTGCTTTTGAAGGCGTAAAAGTTGCCAACGTTAATACAATCACTGTAAAACCTAAAGCTAAACGCGTTGGACGTTATACTGGTTTTACTAACAAAACTAAGAAAGCTATCATCACACTTACAGCTGATTCAAAAGCAATCGAGTTGTTTGCTACTGAAGCTGAATAA
- the rplB gene encoding 50S ribosomal protein L2 — MGIRVYKPTTNGRRNMTSLDFAEITTNTPEKTLLVSLKNKAGRNNNGRITVRHQGGGHKRHYRLIDFKRNKDGVEAVVKTIEYDPNRSANIALVHYTDGVKAYIIAPKGLEVGQRIVSGPEADIKVGNALPLANIPVGTLIHNIELKPGKGGELVRAAGASAQVLGSEGKYVLVRLQSGEVRMILGTCRATVGVVGNEQHGLVNLGKAGRNRWKGVRPTVRGSVMNPNDHPHGGGEGKAPVGRKAPSTPWGKPALGLKTRNKKAKSDKLIVRRRNQK; from the coding sequence GTGGGAATTCGTGTTTATAAACCAACAACAAACGGTCGCCGTAATATGACTTCTTTGGATTTCGCTGAAATCACAACAAACACACCTGAGAAAACTTTGCTTGTTTCTCTTAAAAACAAAGCAGGTCGTAACAACAACGGTCGTATCACTGTTCGTCACCAAGGTGGTGGACATAAACGTCATTACCGTTTGATCGATTTCAAACGTAACAAAGATGGAGTTGAAGCAGTCGTTAAAACGATCGAATACGATCCAAACCGCTCAGCTAACATCGCGCTTGTACACTACACTGACGGTGTGAAAGCTTACATCATTGCCCCTAAAGGTCTTGAAGTAGGTCAACGTATCGTATCAGGACCAGAAGCAGATATCAAAGTCGGAAACGCTCTTCCACTTGCTAACATCCCAGTTGGTACTTTGATCCACAACATCGAATTGAAACCTGGTAAAGGTGGAGAATTGGTACGTGCTGCTGGAGCTTCTGCTCAAGTGTTGGGTTCTGAAGGTAAATATGTACTTGTTCGTCTTCAATCAGGCGAAGTTCGTATGATTCTTGGAACTTGCCGTGCTACAGTTGGTGTTGTCGGAAACGAACAACATGGACTTGTAAACCTTGGTAAAGCGGGACGTAACCGCTGGAAAGGTGTTCGCCCTACAGTTCGTGGTTCTGTAATGAACCCGAATGATCACCCACACGGTGGTGGTGAAGGTAAAGCACCAGTTGGACGTAAAGCGCCATCTACTCCTTGGGGTAAACCTGCGCTTGGTCTTAAAACTCGTAACAAGAAAGCGAAATCTGACAAACTTATCGTTCGTCGTCGCAACCAAAAATAA
- the rplN gene encoding 50S ribosomal protein L14, whose protein sequence is MIQTETRLKVADNSGAREILTIKVLGGSGRKFANIGDVIVASVKQATPGGAVKKGDVVKAVIVRTKSGARRADGSYIKFDENAAVIIREDKTPRGTRIFGPVARELRESGFMKIVSLAPEVL, encoded by the coding sequence ATGATTCAAACAGAAACTCGTTTGAAAGTCGCAGACAACAGCGGTGCTCGCGAAATCTTGACTATCAAAGTTCTTGGTGGTTCAGGACGTAAATTTGCAAACATCGGTGATGTTATCGTGGCATCTGTAAAACAAGCTACTCCTGGTGGTGCGGTTAAAAAAGGTGACGTTGTTAAAGCAGTTATCGTTCGTACTAAATCAGGTGCTCGTCGTGCTGATGGTTCATACATCAAATTTGACGAAAACGCAGCAGTTATCATCCGTGAAGACAAGACTCCTCGCGGAACACGTATCTTTGGCCCAGTTGCACGTGAGTTGCGTGAAAGTGGCTTCATGAAGATTGTATCACTTGCTCCAGAAGTACTTTAA
- the rpsS gene encoding 30S ribosomal protein S19 — MGRSLKKGPFVDEHLMKKVEAQANDEKKKVIKTWSRRSTIFPSFIGYTIAVYDGRKHVPVYIQEDMVGHKLGEFAPTRTYKGHAADDKKTRRK, encoded by the coding sequence ATGGGACGTAGTCTTAAAAAAGGACCTTTCGTCGATGAGCATTTGATGAAAAAAGTTGAAGCTCAAGCAAACGACGAAAAGAAAAAAGTAATTAAAACTTGGTCACGTCGTTCAACGATCTTCCCAAGTTTCATCGGATACACTATCGCAGTTTATGATGGACGTAAACATGTACCTGTTTACATCCAAGAAGACATGGTAGGTCACAAGCTTGGTGAATTTGCACCAACTCGTACTTACAAAGGTCACGCGGCAGACGACAAGAAGACACGTAGAAAATAA
- the rplX gene encoding 50S ribosomal protein L24 codes for MFVKKGDKVRVIAGKDKGTEAVVLTALPKVNKVIVEGVNIVKKHQRPTNELPQGGIIEKEAAIHVSNVQVLDKNGVAGRVGYKFVDGKKVRYNKKSGEVLD; via the coding sequence ATGTTTGTAAAAAAAGGCGACAAAGTTCGCGTAATCGCTGGTAAAGATAAGGGAACAGAAGCTGTTGTCCTTACTGCCCTTCCAAAAGTAAACAAAGTTATTGTTGAAGGTGTTAACATCGTTAAGAAACACCAACGTCCAACTAACGAGCTTCCTCAAGGTGGGATTATCGAAAAAGAAGCAGCTATCCACGTGTCAAACGTTCAAGTTTTGGACAAGAATGGTGTAGCTGGTCGTGTTGGTTACAAATTTGTAGACGGTAAAAAAGTTCGCTACAACAAAAAATCTGGCGAAGTGCTTGATTAA